The window GCGCGCCCGTGCCCGTCGCGCGCAGCCGGACCGTCACGCCGTGCAGCGCGGCGAGCCGGCCGACCACGAACAGGCCCATCCGCCGTGTCGTCTCCGGGCCGACCGTCCCGGCCGCCGCGAGGCGGTCGTTCACCGTGGTCAGCTCCGCCGGGGTCATGCCGAGCCCCTGGTCGACGACCTCGATGAGCAGGCCGCCATCGGCACCGCGGTCGGCCGTCAGCGCGACCTTGTGCTCCGGCGGCGAGAATCGCGTCGCGTTCTCCAGCAGCTCGGCGAGGATGTGCACGACGTCCGCGGCCGCCTCGGGCTGCACCGAGCCGCGCGGCGCGTTGCCCAGCGCCACCCGCCGGTAGTCCTTGACCTCGGACGTCGCCGCCCGCAGCAGGTCGCGCGTCGGCACCGGTTCGCGGCCGTGCCGGACCGGCCGGCCGCCCGCCAGGACGTGCAGGTTCTCGCCGTTGCGGCGCAGCCGGGTCGCGATGTGGTCGATCCGGAACAGCTCGTCGAGCCGGCGCGGGTTCTGCTCGCCCGACTCGAGGTCTTCGATGATCGTCAGCTGCTGCTCGACCAGCGACTGGCTCCGCCGCGAGAGCGTCATGAACATCTCGCTGACCTGCTTGCGCAGCTCGGCCTGCTCGACGGCGAGGCGGACCGCCTGGCGGTGCATGGCGTCGAAGGCGCGGGCCAGCTGCCCGATCTCCTCCTCGGTCCGGACCCCGGAGTCGGGCACCGCGCGCCAGTCGACGTCCTGGCCCTCGCGGACCTGCCGGACGGTCTCCGGGAGCTGCTCGTTCGCCGCGCGCAGGGCGGCCGCGCGCAGCCGGCGCACCGGCGTGACGAGCGAGCGCACCACCAGCAGCGCGATCGCGAGCGCGCCGAGCAGCGAGCCGAGGACCAGTGCCGTGTCGCGCAGCGAGTCCGACCGGGCGCGGTCGGCCGCGGACGAGACGTCGGAGGTCAGCTTCGCCGCGACGCCGTTGAGCACGCCCGTCACGCCCGCGGCTTCGGCGGTGATCGACGGAGCGAACGACGCGAGCGCCGCGTCGCCGCCGGGCTCCTGCAGCGTGTCCAGGCGTTCGTCGGCGGAGCTCGTCGCCACCTTGAACCGCGCCAGCGCGTCGCCCGAGAGCTGGTGTGCGGCCTGCTCGCCGAGCACCTCCTGCTCGGCGGCGGTCTGCACGACGGCCGGGCGCAGCGACGCGTCGTCCGGGCTGCTGTGCGCTGCCCGCACGTAGGTCTCCTCGGTGGCCAGCTCGGCCCGCAGGTGCACCAGCAGCCGGGTGGTTTCCGCGCCGGCCGCGGTTTCGTCGCCGGCGTCGGCCGGGACGAACGCGGGCACGAGGTCGCCGAGGGTGACGATGATGTCGTTGTAGCCGGCGGCCTTCGCGCGGACGTCGCCGCCGCCCGCGCCGGCCGCGCGGATGCCGGCGAGCTTGCCCAGCGCGGTGTTCAGCGCCCGGCCGGTGTCCACGGCCAGCGGCGCGAAGCCGGTGTCGCGCTGGATCGCGGCCACCTTCGCGTCGACCGCGGCGGTCAGCGTGTCCGGCGCCCCGGCCGGGACCGCCACCGCCGCGACCATCTCCTCCCCCAGCGACGCGGTCAGGTCGATCGTGTCCCGCAGCACCGGCAGCCGGTCGCGTGCTGCGCTGAGCGCGGTGGCCCGGTCGAGCTCGCCCTGGATCCGGATCTCCGCGAGCGCCACGGCGACCAGGACCGGCAGCAGCAGGACGACGCTGATCTTGGTGCGGACGCTCCAGTGCGCCGGCCACCACGCGGCGTCCGCCGCACGGCGGGGCGTGGATCTGCTTTCGTGCATGGCGGAATCGCTCGATTCCCAGCCGCGCGCACGGCTGACGTCGAACCCGGACAGGTGGAGGGCCCCAGGGCCGATCACGGACGTCCCGAGCGGATTTCGGCACCCGGCTCCCGGACCGGGGAAGACGTGGCGTTGATCGAGCCGACCAGCAGAGAACATCACGCCCGCCGTCCTTGTCAACCCTGAGGACGGCGTTTCGGAACGCGGGGAATGAATTCGTGGCGATTCGCTCCGACGGTTCACGCCTTGTGTCCCGACGGTCGCTGCTTGCACACCGTACAAGTACTGTTCGCCCAGCTCCGGGCCCTGACACCAAGTGCACAACCACGCCGGGCGCACTGGCGGCAGAATTACCCACAAGAGCCACCGGAGAAGAATTCGTGGCGAATCGCGCCATTGTTCGGACGGTGTGTTATTAATTCCCGCACCGCCCGGCCGGGAAGCCCGGCCGGGGACCCGGCAGAATCGCCGTCGTGACCGATGGGGACGAAACCGGCGGCGGCAAGCGGGTCGGCTGGGTCGAGCTGTACTTCGACCTGGTCTTCGTGTTCGCGGTGGGCCAGGTGGCGCACGGCATGGTGGCGGACCCGCACTGGGCGCGCGCCGCCGCCGCGCTCGGCCTGTTCGCGACGCTGTGGTGGACGTGGATCGGCTTCGCCGTGCTCTACAACCGCCGCGGCGACGACAGCCGCGCCGCCGACCGGCTGTTCGTGCTCGCCGGCACGATCCCGTGCGGGATCGCCGCCACGCAGGCGCACCACGTCTTCGAGGGGCATCCCGCGGTCTTCGCGGCGGCGATGGCCGGGGTCCGCCTGATCCTGGCGGCCGCGGCGCCCTCTGGTGGCTGTACTTCTCCTCGGCCGCGCGGATCTACGAGCGCCTGCTCGATCTCTCCGGCGGCAACCCCGCACTCGCGTACTCGCTGTACGCGGTCGGCCACCTCTTCCCGGCCTTCGCGCTGCTGCTCGTCGCGACCGGGGTGAACCTGTCTCTGCACGAATCGCCACCGCGAGCGGCGGCGTGGTTCACGACGGCGGGCCTGGCGATGTACCTGGCCGGCACCCGGGTCTTCTCGGCACCCGGCCGCCCGCGCTGGTACGCGAGCCTGGCCCGGATCGCGGCCCTCGCGGCCACGGTGTGCCTCGCTTTCCTAGGCCTCGTCCTGCCGGCGCCCGCGGTGGTCGTGGTGATCGCCGCGTGGGCGGTGATGAGCACGGTGGTGGCGGCGGGGATCCGCCACCGCACGCTCGACCGCTTCGACGAGGACCCGGTGGCGTTCCTGCGCGGCGTCCAGGAGGAGCGGCGGCGCGGGGCCGCCGGCGAGCAGGCGGCGGAGAGCCGGCCCGCCGGACCAGCTCTCGAGTCCTAGTTTGCGCCACGCAACAGTGACCGGGAATCCGTTTCGTACGCTTTGACGGCCGCGGCGAACCGCACGAACGTCGCGATCGCGGCATCCCGGGCGTCGGCGTCCAGGTGCCGCAGCACGGCCGTCAGCACCTGCCGCCGGTCGTGGTCGACGCGCTCGACAAGCTGGCGGCCCGCGGGCGTCGGCGCGAGCAGCGTCTCGCGGCGGTTCAGCGGGTTGGCCGCCTTCTCGAGGAGGTCCAGCGCGACCAGCCGAGCACACGCCCGGGTGACCGACGAGGGGTTGAGCGCCAGCTCCTGGGCGACTTTGCCCATGGTGACCGGCGTCCGGTCGGCCACCACCCGCAGCGCGCGGAACTGGGTCAGGGTCAGCTGCTCGGTGGTCCGCCCGACGGTGGCGTCCGCGATCGCCACCATCGCCCGGAGCGCCTCCAGGGCGGCGTCGACGTCCGACCTCATTTGCGTCACGCAAGCATGATAAGCCGAAAAGCGGGTAAGCGACTCCCTGGCGAGCGGAAAGGCCGCTGTCACCGAAGGGAGAACTCATGGCTCAGACGGTCGGTGACTACCTGCTTCAGCGCTTGCGCGAGTGGGGCGTCGAGCAGGTCTTCGCCTATCCGGGCGACGGGATCAACGGCCTCGTCGCCTCGTTCGGCAAAGCGGACAACCAGCCACGGTTCGTCCAGGCCCGGCACGAGGAGATGGCCGCCTTCTCGGCGGTCGGCTACGCGAAGTTCAGCGGACGCGTCGGTGTCTGCATGGCCACCTCGGGCCCCGGCGCGATCCACCTGCTCAACGGGCTCTACGACGCCAAGCTCGACCACGTCCCGGTGGTGGCGATCGTCGGGCAGACCGCGCGCAGCGCGATGGGCGGCAGCTACCAGCAGGAAGTCGACCTCCAGGCACTGTACAAGGACGTCGCGAGCGAATACCTCGTCGAGGTCAACGTCGCCGAGCAGCTGCCGAACGCGCTCGACCGGGCGATCCGCACGGCCGAGTCGTCCCGCTGCCCGACCGCGCTGATCATCCCCGCGGACCTGCAGGAAGAGCCCTACTCGGCGCCCCAGCACGCGTTCAAGCAGGTGCCCTCCAGCCCGCCGAGCACGTCCTGGCCCGCCCCGGTCCCGCCCGAGGCCGACCTCGACGCCGCGGCCGAGGTGCTCAACGCCGGCGAAAAGGTCGCCGTCCTGGTCGGGCAGGGCGCGCGCGGCGCGGCCGAAGAGGTCCGCCAGCTCGCGGAGGTCACCGGCGCGGGCGTGGCCAAAGCGTTGCTGGGCAAGGACGTCCTGTCCGACGAGCTGCCGTACGTGACCGGCTCGATCGGGCTGCTCGGCACCCGGCCGAGCTACGAGCTCATGCGCGACTGCGACACGCTGCTGATCGTCGGCTCGAACTTCCCGTACAGCCAGTTCCTGCCGGACTTCGGCCAGGCCCGCGCGGTGCAGATCGACCTCGACGGCCGGTTCATCGGGATGCGCTACCCGACCGAGGTCAACCTCGTCGGCGACAGCGCGGCCACGCTGCGCGCGCTGCTGCCGCGGCTGACGAGCAAGCCGGACCGCCAGTGGCGCGAGACCATCGAGAAGAACGTCGCCTCCTGGTGGGACACGGTCGAGAAGGAAGCCGCGGTGGAGGCCGACCCGGTGAACCCGATGGCCGTCGTGTCCGAGCTGTCGAAGCGGATCCCGGAGAACGCCATCGTCACCGCGGACTCGGGCTCCTCCACCAACTGGTACGCCCGCAACCTGCGCATCCGCGGCGACATCCGCGGGTCGCTGTCGGGCACGCTGGCGACGATGGGCCCGGGCGTGCCGTACGCCATCGGCGCGAAGTTCGCCCACCCCGACCGGCCGGTGATCGCGCTCGTCGGCGACGGCGCCATGCAGATGAACGGCCTCGCCGAGCTGATCACCATCGCCCGCTACCAGCACCTGTGGAGCGACCCCCGCTGCGTGATCTGCGTCTTCCACAACAACGACCTCAACCAGGTCACCTGGGAGCTGCGCGCGATGGGCGGGGCGCCGAAGTTCGAGGAGTCCCAGAGCCTGCCGGACGTCGACTACGCCGGCTTCGCCCTGTCGCTCGGGCTCACGGCGGTCACCGTCGACAAGCCGGACCAGCTGGCCGCGGCGTGGGACACCGCGCTGAGCGCGGGCAAGCCTGCCGTGCTCGACGTCCGGTGCGACCCCGAGGTGCCGCCGATCCCGCCGCACGCGACGTTCGAGCAGGTGAAGTCGGCCGCTCAGGCGGTGCTGAAGGGCGACCCCGACGCGTTCCACCTCGTGGCTCAGGGGGTCAAGACGAAGCTGCAGGAGTTCCTGCCCGGGAAGAACCGGTGACCACGATCGAGCGGGTCGGCGCCCAGGCCTACCGGGTGCCGACCCCCGCGCCCGAGGCCGACGGCACCCTGGCCTGGGACGCCACCACGATCGTCGTCGTGCACGTCGAAGCCGGCGGGCTCCGCGGGCTGGGCTGGACGTACGCGGACGCGGCCTGCGTGCCGCTGATCGAAGGCGTGCTCGCGACCGCCGTCCGCGGCCACGAGGTGCCCGACGTGCCCGCCTGCTGGGCGGCCATGCAGCACGCCATCCGCAACCTCGGGCGCCCGGGCCTGGTCTCGTGCGCGATGTCCGCCGTCGACATCGCGTTGTGGGACGCCGCGGCCCGCTCGCTCGGGCTGCCCTTGACCAGGCTGCTCGGCCGGGTGCACGACGAGGTCGCCGTGTACGGCAGCGGCGGCTTCACCACGCTCACCGACGGCGAGCTGATCGCGCAGCTGGACCACTGGGTGCGCCGGCAGCGTCTCCCGCGCGTGAAGATCAAGATCGGCGAGTCGGCGGGCACCCGGGTGGCCCGCGACCTCGAGCGGGTGGCCGTCACGCGGGACAAGGTCGGCGACGACGTCGAGGTCTACGTCGACGCCAACGGCGCCTACTCCCCCGCCCAGGCCCGCCGGGTCGCCGAGCGGCTGCTGGAGTGGGGCGTGACGTGGTTCGAAGAACCCGTCTCGAGCGACGATCTGCCCGGGCTCGCGGCAACGCGCTTCCCCGGCGGCCCGGACATCGCCGCCGGGGAGTACGGCTACGACCTGCCCTACTTCGCGCGCATGCTGCCGTCGGTCGACTGCCTCCAGGTCGACGTCACCCGCTGCGGTGGCTACACCGAGTGGCGGCGAGCCACGGCGCTGGCCGCGGCGGTGAACCGTGACGTGTCCGCCCACTGCGCCCCGAACCTCTCGGCGCACGCCGCCGCGGCCACGCAGAACTTCCGGCACATCGAGTGGTTCGCCGACCACGACCGGATCGAGCGGCTGTTCTTCGACGGCTGCCTCGACCCGGCCGGCGGCACCGTCACCCCCGATCTGACCGCGCCCGGCCACGGCCTGACCTTCCGGCCCGAAGCCGCGGCCGAGTACGCACTCTGAAGGAGGATCCGCGATGGGACCCGTCCAGCTCCCCGACCCCGTGGTGCGCCACGCGGACCACGAAGACCTCGACGCCGGCGCGCTCGCCGCGGCACTCCGTCGGCAAGTGCAGGGCGAAGTCCGCTTCGACGACGGCACGCGGGCGGCGTATTCGACCGACGCGTCCAACTTCCGCCAGGTCCCGATCGGTGTCGTCGTGCCGCGCACCCCGGACGACGCCGTCGCGGCGATCGCGGTGGCGCGGGAGTTCGGCGCCCCGGTCCTGTCCCGCGGCGGCGGCACCAGCCTCGCCGGCCAGTGCACCAACACGGCCGTCGTGCTCGACTTCTCCAAGTACTGCACCGAACTCGAGTCCGTCGACGCCGACGCGCGCACCTGCGTCGTGCAGCCCGGCATCGTGCTCGACGTCCTGAACCGGCAGCTGGCCGACACCGGCCTGCGGTTCGGGCCGGAACCGGCGACGCACATGAACTGCACGCTCGGCGGCATGATCGGCAACAACTCCTGCGGCGCCACGGCCCAGCGGACCGGCAAGGTCGTCGACAACATCCGGCGGCTCGAAGTGCTCACCTACGACGGCACGCGCTTCTGGTGCGGCGAGACGTCCGACGAGGAGTACGCCGGTATCGAACGCCACGGCGACCCGCGGGCGGCCATCTACCGGCAGCTGCGGCGGCTGCGCGACGAGTACGCCGACGAGATCCGCCGCCGGTACCCGGACATCCCGCGCCGCGTGTCGGGCTACAACCTCGATTCCCTGCTGCCCGAGCACCACTTCGACGTCGCCGGGCTGCTCGTCGGCAGTGAGTCCACTTTGGTCACCGTGCTGCGGGCCGAGCTGGAGCTCGTCCCGGTGCTGCCCGAGCGGACGCTCGTCGTCCTCGGCTACCCCGGCATCGCGAAGGCCGCCGACGCCGTGCCCGCGATCCTCCCGCACGAGCCGGTCGCCCTCGAAGGCATCGACCACAAGCTGATCCGCGACCAGCAGATCAAGCACCTGAACCCCCAGGCCCTCCAGGAGATGCCCGAAGGCCGCGCGTTCCTCATGGTGCAGTTCGCCGCCGGAACGCACGAAGAGGCGGAGCAGCAGGCGCACAAGATGCTCGACGCGCTCCACGACACCGAGCACGAAGCCGACGTCGCGTTCCTCGACGATCCGGCCCGCGAGGACGAGCTGTGGCAGGTCCGCGAGGCCGGGCTCGGCGCCACCGCGCACGTCCCGGGCAAGGCCGACACGTTCGAGGGCTGGGAGGACTCCGCGGTCGCGCCCGAGCGGCTCGGCGAGTACCTGCGGAAGCTGACCGCGCTGTACGAGGAGTTCGGCTACGCCAGCGACACCGGGCCGAGCCTGTACGGCCACTTCGGCCAGGGCTGCGTGCACACGCGGATCCCGTTCGACCTCTACTCCGCCGACGGCGTCGCGACCTACCGGCGGTTCATGGAGCGCGCCGCCGACCTCGTCGCCTCCCTGGGCGGGTCGTTCTCCGGCGAGCACGGCGACGGGCAGTCGCGCGGCGAGCTGCTGCCGAAGATGTTCGGCACGGACATCGTGACCGCGTTCGGCAGGCTCAAGGCCGTCTTCGACCCCGGGAACCGGATGAACCCCGGCAAGGTCGTCGCGCCCGCGCGGCTCGACGAGCACCTGCGCCTCGGCGGCGACTGGGCACCCGCGGACCCGCAGGACCTGCACTTCCGGTTCCCGCACGACGGCGGTTCGTTCGCCCAGGCCGCCAACCGCTGCGTCGGCGTCGGGCGCTGCCGGCAGCACACGACCAGCGGCGGCCAGGTGATGTGCCCGTCGTACCAGGTGACCGGCGAGGAGGAGCACTCGACGCGCGGCCGGGCGCGGCTGCTGTTCGAGATGCTCGACGGGCACGGCGACAGCCCCGTCTCCGACGGCTGGCGCTCGGACGCCGTGCGCGAAGCCCTCGACCTTTGCCTGGCGTGCAAGGGCTGCAAGACCGACTGTCCGGCCAATGTGGACATGGCGACGTACAAGGCGGAGTTCCTTTCCCACC of the Amycolatopsis sp. NBC_01488 genome contains:
- a CDS encoding ATP-binding protein is translated as MHESRSTPRRAADAAWWPAHWSVRTKISVVLLLPVLVAVALAEIRIQGELDRATALSAARDRLPVLRDTIDLTASLGEEMVAAVAVPAGAPDTLTAAVDAKVAAIQRDTGFAPLAVDTGRALNTALGKLAGIRAAGAGGGDVRAKAAGYNDIIVTLGDLVPAFVPADAGDETAAGAETTRLLVHLRAELATEETYVRAAHSSPDDASLRPAVVQTAAEQEVLGEQAAHQLSGDALARFKVATSSADERLDTLQEPGGDAALASFAPSITAEAAGVTGVLNGVAAKLTSDVSSAADRARSDSLRDTALVLGSLLGALAIALLVVRSLVTPVRRLRAAALRAANEQLPETVRQVREGQDVDWRAVPDSGVRTEEEIGQLARAFDAMHRQAVRLAVEQAELRKQVSEMFMTLSRRSQSLVEQQLTIIEDLESGEQNPRRLDELFRIDHIATRLRRNGENLHVLAGGRPVRHGREPVPTRDLLRAATSEVKDYRRVALGNAPRGSVQPEAAADVVHILAELLENATRFSPPEHKVALTADRGADGGLLIEVVDQGLGMTPAELTTVNDRLAAAGTVGPETTRRMGLFVVGRLAALHGVTVRLRATGTGARHGGVTASVHVPGALVIADLARPIGAGRLATAAASRNGHPRPPLVPAQASTPIFEQVVTSWFTEPAAKPVVRRTGSAGSGEWPAVGNKPAAEPTESADFAGRLDEAEWPGVAGAAAVQGISAVGRAEGAERPRQAEIPGGQGTSAAEPADSAGRAEAASRAGHPETTSAAHAADPSIPAADWPTSVEKPFARTEKPVVGEWDTPADRARQAAESALKPAIAQRLTDAGLPTRRPGAQLAPGAVVPRVREQQTGGGSFRDAAAVRTSLSRHYQGMRAARRETANRAEESGKDEVDPR
- a CDS encoding low temperature requirement protein A → MTDGDETGGGKRVGWVELYFDLVFVFAVGQVAHGMVADPHWARAAAALGLFATLWWTWIGFAVLYNRRGDDSRAADRLFVLAGTIPCGIAATQAHHVFEGHPAVFAAAMAGVRLILAAAAPSGGCTSPRPRGSTSACSISPAATPHSRTRCTRSATSSRPSRCCSSRPG
- a CDS encoding low temperature requirement protein A, translating into MLDLSGGNPALAYSLYAVGHLFPAFALLLVATGVNLSLHESPPRAAAWFTTAGLAMYLAGTRVFSAPGRPRWYASLARIAALAATVCLAFLGLVLPAPAVVVVIAAWAVMSTVVAAGIRHRTLDRFDEDPVAFLRGVQEERRRGAAGEQAAESRPAGPALES
- a CDS encoding MarR family winged helix-turn-helix transcriptional regulator; translation: MRSDVDAALEALRAMVAIADATVGRTTEQLTLTQFRALRVVADRTPVTMGKVAQELALNPSSVTRACARLVALDLLEKAANPLNRRETLLAPTPAGRQLVERVDHDRRQVLTAVLRHLDADARDAAIATFVRFAAAVKAYETDSRSLLRGAN
- a CDS encoding thiamine pyrophosphate-requiring protein, yielding MAQTVGDYLLQRLREWGVEQVFAYPGDGINGLVASFGKADNQPRFVQARHEEMAAFSAVGYAKFSGRVGVCMATSGPGAIHLLNGLYDAKLDHVPVVAIVGQTARSAMGGSYQQEVDLQALYKDVASEYLVEVNVAEQLPNALDRAIRTAESSRCPTALIIPADLQEEPYSAPQHAFKQVPSSPPSTSWPAPVPPEADLDAAAEVLNAGEKVAVLVGQGARGAAEEVRQLAEVTGAGVAKALLGKDVLSDELPYVTGSIGLLGTRPSYELMRDCDTLLIVGSNFPYSQFLPDFGQARAVQIDLDGRFIGMRYPTEVNLVGDSAATLRALLPRLTSKPDRQWRETIEKNVASWWDTVEKEAAVEADPVNPMAVVSELSKRIPENAIVTADSGSSTNWYARNLRIRGDIRGSLSGTLATMGPGVPYAIGAKFAHPDRPVIALVGDGAMQMNGLAELITIARYQHLWSDPRCVICVFHNNDLNQVTWELRAMGGAPKFEESQSLPDVDYAGFALSLGLTAVTVDKPDQLAAAWDTALSAGKPAVLDVRCDPEVPPIPPHATFEQVKSAAQAVLKGDPDAFHLVAQGVKTKLQEFLPGKNR
- a CDS encoding enolase C-terminal domain-like protein, which gives rise to MTTIERVGAQAYRVPTPAPEADGTLAWDATTIVVVHVEAGGLRGLGWTYADAACVPLIEGVLATAVRGHEVPDVPACWAAMQHAIRNLGRPGLVSCAMSAVDIALWDAAARSLGLPLTRLLGRVHDEVAVYGSGGFTTLTDGELIAQLDHWVRRQRLPRVKIKIGESAGTRVARDLERVAVTRDKVGDDVEVYVDANGAYSPAQARRVAERLLEWGVTWFEEPVSSDDLPGLAATRFPGGPDIAAGEYGYDLPYFARMLPSVDCLQVDVTRCGGYTEWRRATALAAAVNRDVSAHCAPNLSAHAAAATQNFRHIEWFADHDRIERLFFDGCLDPAGGTVTPDLTAPGHGLTFRPEAAAEYAL
- a CDS encoding FAD-binding and (Fe-S)-binding domain-containing protein — its product is MGPVQLPDPVVRHADHEDLDAGALAAALRRQVQGEVRFDDGTRAAYSTDASNFRQVPIGVVVPRTPDDAVAAIAVAREFGAPVLSRGGGTSLAGQCTNTAVVLDFSKYCTELESVDADARTCVVQPGIVLDVLNRQLADTGLRFGPEPATHMNCTLGGMIGNNSCGATAQRTGKVVDNIRRLEVLTYDGTRFWCGETSDEEYAGIERHGDPRAAIYRQLRRLRDEYADEIRRRYPDIPRRVSGYNLDSLLPEHHFDVAGLLVGSESTLVTVLRAELELVPVLPERTLVVLGYPGIAKAADAVPAILPHEPVALEGIDHKLIRDQQIKHLNPQALQEMPEGRAFLMVQFAAGTHEEAEQQAHKMLDALHDTEHEADVAFLDDPAREDELWQVREAGLGATAHVPGKADTFEGWEDSAVAPERLGEYLRKLTALYEEFGYASDTGPSLYGHFGQGCVHTRIPFDLYSADGVATYRRFMERAADLVASLGGSFSGEHGDGQSRGELLPKMFGTDIVTAFGRLKAVFDPGNRMNPGKVVAPARLDEHLRLGGDWAPADPQDLHFRFPHDGGSFAQAANRCVGVGRCRQHTTSGGQVMCPSYQVTGEEEHSTRGRARLLFEMLDGHGDSPVSDGWRSDAVREALDLCLACKGCKTDCPANVDMATYKAEFLSHHYEGRPWRRPRSDFTMGWLPAFAQVVGRLRAGRVVNALTHAPGLSRLATLAAGVEDREVPLFAGETLQQWFARRGPSGTGARGTVLLWPDTFTNSFHPHVGRAAVRVLEDAGWRVTMPSSALCCGLTWISTGQLGAAKNILARTVRELAPHLHSGGLVVGLEPSCTAVFRSDAPELFPGDQDVRRLRAQTVTLAELLTEHSPGYRPPRLDAKAIAQVHCHQHAVLGWDADASLLKAAGVDAEHLDSGCCGLAGNFGFEKGHLEVSEACAERVLLPRVRSAPEDTAVLADGFSCRTQLHQLNSGGREGVHLAELLASGLDGAEESPRRKRTASVAAAALAVSAAAGLAVARRRGAR